A window of the Virgibacillus pantothenticus genome harbors these coding sequences:
- the comGB gene encoding competence type IV pilus assembly protein ComGB, with protein MDTFLKKHITRQKNELSHHDQLRFLKRLHHLLTNGYPLIEALDSIAWDKRFSDFAKQIMNELTTGTTFDQALQKASFHPSITSYLAFAMSNQNLQENIKRSFQMFEQRLIYKSKFRQAIRYPILLLFIFLPILFMLKQVVLPSFIDLYRGTPGSSAILVIAMTLIDWLLLLLIFTTAALCIFAIGWNYFKRNIPIDRQVTFYARLPIYRNFLTVQTSFLFATQFSTLIQTGLPFKAILQQMMYQKKQPLISYYAKLMTAQLTEGRQLPALLSQLRFLDKPLANIFQKDSNTATLEKDLNVYAESLMEETERRILKMLTYIQPVFFIMIGCFVLFIYMTLMWPMFQLIKTI; from the coding sequence ATGGATACATTTCTGAAAAAACATATAACGAGACAAAAGAATGAATTGTCTCATCATGATCAATTACGCTTTTTAAAACGTCTGCACCACCTTTTAACTAATGGTTATCCTCTTATTGAGGCTTTAGATAGTATTGCTTGGGATAAGCGTTTTAGTGACTTTGCCAAACAAATCATGAATGAATTGACAACTGGCACAACCTTTGATCAAGCCCTACAAAAAGCCTCTTTCCATCCATCTATTACGAGTTATCTTGCCTTTGCAATGTCTAATCAAAATTTACAGGAGAATATAAAGAGAAGCTTTCAGATGTTTGAGCAGAGGCTTATCTATAAAAGTAAATTTAGACAGGCTATCCGCTACCCCATCCTTTTACTGTTTATTTTCCTTCCCATCCTGTTTATGTTAAAACAAGTTGTACTGCCTTCCTTTATCGATTTATATCGAGGAACCCCTGGTTCTTCGGCAATTCTCGTTATAGCAATGACACTTATAGACTGGCTACTTTTACTACTTATATTTACAACCGCCGCACTTTGTATCTTCGCAATAGGCTGGAATTATTTCAAACGTAACATTCCTATAGATAGACAAGTTACATTCTACGCTCGCCTTCCGATATATAGGAATTTTTTAACCGTACAAACCTCTTTTTTATTTGCCACTCAATTTAGTACGTTAATTCAGACTGGTCTACCATTTAAAGCAATTCTTCAGCAAATGATGTATCAAAAGAAACAGCCACTTATTTCTTACTATGCCAAGCTTATGACAGCACAATTAACGGAAGGGCGGCAACTTCCAGCACTTCTCTCTCAACTTCGATTTTTGGATAAACCACTTGCTAATATTTTTCAAAAGGACAGTAATACAGCAACATTGGAAAAGGATTTGAATGTATACGCTGAAAGCTTAATGGAGGAAACCGAACGCAGAATTCTTAAGATGCTCACTTATATTCAGCCAGTTTTCTTTATTATGATCGGCTGCTTTGTTTTATTCATTTATATGACATTAATGTGGCCAATGTTTCAGCTTATAAAAACAATTTAA
- a CDS encoding DUF2759 family protein, with translation MHIVLGVLFLLVAILAVVSIIRQMKYKNILAIGFSAVTALAFGFFAIATIITELKG, from the coding sequence ATGCATATCGTATTAGGGGTTTTGTTTTTATTAGTAGCTATACTTGCAGTTGTATCTATCATCCGTCAAATGAAATACAAAAATATTCTTGCCATTGGATTTTCTGCAGTAACAGCATTAGCATTTGGCTTCTTTGCTATTGCCACCATTATTACCGAGTTAAAAGGATAA
- the comGC gene encoding competence type IV pilus major pilin ComGC yields the protein MWKKNEAFTLIEMLIVLMIIAVLIILIVPNLGKRSQEVNSKGCEALVAVVQAQVDAYYAEHNRFPTSLNALVPEYLNEEQKTCNDKELGYDSKTGKVRG from the coding sequence ATGTGGAAGAAAAATGAAGCCTTTACATTAATTGAAATGCTTATCGTTTTAATGATTATTGCGGTATTAATTATTCTTATTGTTCCTAATTTAGGAAAACGAAGTCAAGAAGTAAATAGTAAGGGATGTGAGGCATTGGTAGCAGTTGTTCAAGCACAAGTTGATGCTTACTATGCCGAACATAACCGATTTCCGACTAGCTTGAACGCTTTAGTTCCAGAATACCTTAATGAAGAACAGAAAACATGTAATGATAAGGAACTAGGGTATGACAGTAAAACAGGGAAAGTACGGGGTTAA
- a CDS encoding MBL fold metallo-hydrolase, with protein MNLHTMPLGPLGTNCYIVYGTEEALIVDPGGDAEKVTQFLTRHHLTPIAILLTHAHFDHIGAVDELRKKYDIDVFLHELEASWLEDPSKNGSLLFTQQKVQTEKPDQFLYPKKMQLGEFSFNVLHTPGHSPGSVSFVFTKEQFVISGDVLFQQGIGRTDLPGGDYQQLEMSIKEILYTLDGSFTVYPGHGPETNIEFEKKHNPFFTA; from the coding sequence ATGAACTTACATACCATGCCCTTGGGGCCTTTGGGAACCAATTGTTATATTGTCTACGGAACAGAGGAAGCATTGATTGTTGATCCCGGCGGTGATGCGGAGAAAGTAACACAATTTTTGACTCGTCACCATTTAACACCAATAGCTATTTTATTAACACATGCCCATTTTGATCATATTGGCGCAGTGGATGAACTAAGAAAGAAGTATGACATCGATGTTTTTCTTCATGAGTTAGAAGCAAGCTGGTTAGAAGATCCAAGTAAAAATGGTTCCCTTTTATTTACACAACAAAAAGTGCAAACAGAAAAGCCGGACCAATTCCTATATCCGAAGAAAATGCAACTTGGAGAATTTTCTTTCAATGTATTACATACACCAGGCCATTCTCCTGGTAGTGTCAGTTTTGTGTTTACAAAAGAGCAATTCGTAATAAGTGGTGATGTATTATTTCAGCAAGGTATTGGACGTACGGATTTACCAGGGGGAGATTATCAGCAATTAGAAATGTCTATAAAGGAAATATTATATACATTGGACGGATCATTTACGGTTTATCCAGGTCATGGACCTGAAACAAATATTGAGTTTGAAAAGAAACACAATCCTTTTTTCACTGCATAA
- a CDS encoding LTA synthase family protein, which yields MKLQFNKLPLFILATFLFGVKTYLVYRFMFSIDLENMMQEIILFINPFVSAFLVFAMSVWFKKQQRQMKFLRYTVLIGSFIIYANLVFYRSFTDFITIPQLFQASNAADLGSSILTLIKPYDILLFADVIIIWLISKRRPEQMTARYPKSGKVFALAMSLVLVAGNFFLAEMERPQLFTRAFDREYLVKNIGLFNYHIYDIATQAKAKTQRVFADGTELPEIQAYMDENLKRSEASELFGVAKNKNVIFINAESIQSFVINNKVNGAPITPFLNSLTKDEDTFYFENFYHQTEQGKTSDSEFLVENSLYPLSRGAVFFTHGQNEYHAMPEILGENGYYTSVLHANNKSFWNRDQMYQSLGFDHYYGEESYEITEANSIGWGLKDKPFFEQSTDILQEMEQPFYSKLITLTNHFPFDLEEEDRSIEPYDSNSNTLNNYFPTVRYMDESIELFFEELKQAGLYEDSIIVIMGDHNGISANHNRAMSQYLGKDEITPYDYVQLQRVPLFIHIPGYGNGEVKSEVAGQIDMKPTLLNLLGIKNKQDIQFGNDLFSDQRKDFIALRNGSFISNEYIYTSDTCYNRETGEPIIEETDEQSENNQPPNACDSIREQVEKELGYSDDLIYGDLFRFINFDKK from the coding sequence ATGAAGTTACAATTTAACAAATTACCTTTATTTATTTTAGCGACGTTTTTGTTTGGAGTAAAAACGTATCTTGTATACCGTTTTATGTTCTCCATTGATTTAGAGAATATGATGCAAGAGATTATTTTATTTATTAATCCGTTCGTATCTGCATTTTTAGTCTTTGCTATGAGCGTATGGTTTAAAAAACAGCAAAGACAAATGAAGTTTTTGCGATATACGGTTTTAATTGGTTCATTCATTATTTATGCGAATCTCGTATTCTATCGTTCCTTTACCGATTTTATAACCATTCCACAGCTTTTTCAGGCAAGTAATGCTGCCGATTTAGGATCAAGTATTTTAACACTAATCAAGCCGTATGATATTTTATTGTTCGCAGATGTGATTATTATTTGGCTTATCAGCAAGCGACGTCCTGAACAAATGACTGCACGCTATCCAAAAAGCGGGAAAGTTTTTGCGTTAGCGATGTCACTTGTATTAGTAGCCGGAAATTTCTTTTTAGCGGAAATGGAACGTCCGCAATTGTTTACTCGTGCGTTTGATCGTGAGTATTTAGTAAAGAATATTGGTTTGTTTAATTACCATATTTATGATATTGCGACACAAGCAAAAGCGAAAACCCAACGCGTATTTGCAGATGGTACTGAATTACCGGAAATTCAAGCTTATATGGATGAGAATTTGAAAAGAAGTGAAGCGTCTGAATTGTTTGGTGTAGCAAAGAATAAAAATGTGATTTTTATTAATGCGGAGTCCATTCAAAGCTTTGTGATTAATAATAAAGTAAACGGAGCACCAATTACACCATTTTTAAATTCCTTAACGAAGGATGAAGATACGTTTTACTTTGAAAATTTCTATCATCAAACAGAACAAGGCAAGACGTCTGATTCAGAGTTTCTCGTGGAGAACTCGTTATATCCGCTTTCCCGAGGTGCTGTTTTCTTTACCCATGGACAGAATGAATATCATGCGATGCCGGAAATTTTAGGTGAAAATGGGTATTATACTAGCGTATTACATGCTAACAATAAAAGCTTTTGGAATCGAGATCAGATGTATCAAAGTTTAGGATTTGACCACTATTATGGCGAAGAGTCTTATGAAATTACGGAAGCGAATTCGATTGGCTGGGGATTGAAAGATAAGCCTTTCTTTGAACAATCAACCGATATTTTGCAGGAGATGGAACAACCGTTTTATTCTAAATTAATTACCTTAACCAATCATTTTCCGTTTGATCTAGAAGAAGAGGATCGTTCAATTGAACCATATGATTCCAATTCTAATACGTTAAATAACTACTTTCCAACAGTAAGATATATGGACGAGTCGATTGAATTGTTTTTTGAAGAGCTAAAGCAAGCTGGACTTTATGAAGATTCCATAATCGTTATTATGGGTGATCATAATGGGATTAGTGCAAACCATAATCGCGCAATGAGTCAATATTTAGGAAAAGATGAAATCACGCCATATGATTATGTCCAATTACAACGTGTCCCATTATTTATTCATATACCTGGTTATGGAAACGGCGAGGTAAAATCCGAGGTAGCTGGTCAAATCGATATGAAACCGACACTGCTAAACTTGTTAGGCATTAAGAATAAGCAAGATATTCAATTCGGGAATGATTTATTCAGCGATCAGCGTAAAGATTTTATCGCTTTACGTAATGGAAGCTTTATAAGCAATGAATATATATATACGAGTGATACATGCTACAATCGAGAGACAGGAGAACCGATAATAGAAGAAACGGATGAGCAATCTGAAAATAACCAGCCTCCTAATGCTTGTGATTCCATACGCGAGCAAGTAGAAAAAGAACTAGGATATTCTGATGATTTGATTTACGGTGATTTGTTCCGTTTTATCAACTTTGATAAAAAATAA
- the comGA gene encoding competence type IV pilus ATPase ComGA, translated as MNQFLNPAEAKATKLLLYAIEQGASDIHFSPLSAQTDIYHRIQGNRIFHKTISNSSYQLLLTYFKFTSAMDIGETRKPQNGTITLQIVGQVYDLRLSALPVKHNESLAIRILPQQASLPLHQLFLFPNQLHLLLAWMKNRSGLILINGPTGSGKTTTLYAILEAIRKQHSLQAITLEDPIEKDLEQILQVQINEKAGITYQAGFKAALRHDPDIIMVGEIRDAATAAFALEASLSGHLVLSTIHAANGLGTLYRLKSLGLTMGDVKQSLIAIASIQLLSFETKKHGKRRAAILELLDQSLLTQYFQNDIIWSADQYHSFTHLRKKAYAYGYISEKTYNETKE; from the coding sequence GTGAATCAATTTTTGAATCCAGCAGAAGCAAAAGCTACCAAATTATTACTGTATGCAATCGAGCAAGGTGCTTCAGACATCCACTTCTCCCCTTTGTCTGCTCAAACCGATATCTATCATCGCATTCAAGGTAATCGCATTTTTCACAAAACGATTTCTAATTCATCCTACCAATTATTACTTACGTACTTTAAATTTACTTCCGCCATGGATATTGGAGAGACCAGAAAGCCGCAAAATGGGACGATCACCTTACAGATAGTTGGGCAAGTCTACGATCTGCGTCTATCCGCTTTACCCGTAAAGCATAATGAGAGCTTGGCCATACGAATTCTACCCCAACAAGCATCCCTTCCGCTCCACCAATTATTTCTGTTTCCGAATCAGTTACATCTTTTATTAGCATGGATGAAAAATCGCTCTGGTCTTATTCTTATTAATGGACCAACAGGAAGTGGCAAGACAACTACCTTATACGCCATTCTTGAAGCAATCCGCAAACAACATTCACTACAAGCAATTACGTTAGAAGATCCCATTGAAAAAGACTTAGAGCAAATATTGCAGGTGCAAATAAATGAAAAGGCGGGAATTACGTATCAAGCAGGCTTTAAAGCTGCACTACGACATGATCCAGACATTATCATGGTGGGAGAAATTAGAGATGCTGCCACGGCTGCATTTGCCTTAGAAGCGTCCCTATCCGGTCATCTCGTTTTAAGTACGATACATGCTGCCAATGGTTTAGGAACGTTGTATCGTTTAAAAAGTCTCGGTTTAACAATGGGGGATGTAAAACAGTCTTTAATTGCCATTGCATCTATTCAACTACTGTCATTTGAAACCAAAAAGCATGGTAAACGAAGAGCCGCTATTCTTGAATTACTTGATCAATCTTTACTCACCCAGTACTTTCAGAATGATATAATTTGGTCCGCCGATCAATATCATTCATTTACTCACTTACGAAAGAAGGCATATGCTTATGGATACATTTCTGAAAAAACATATAACGAGACAAAAGAATGA
- a CDS encoding ROK family glucokinase: MEQIIIGMDIGGTTAKLGLISDIGDIIYKWEVPTNTDGGGQHIVDDIWNSVSQKLQELQYKQDQVLGIGVGAPGFIEDKTGFVYEAVNIGWKNYPLGEFLTERSKLPVFVENDANVAALGENWRGAGNQVANLIAITLGTGVGGGIIANGRVVSGEAGIGGEIGHVIVDLNGSNCNCGRKGCLETIASATGIARQAIEKAQSSPESGLAKILAANGSLTSKDVFQLAEEDDSEAKEIVAYTMDVLGMAIANMCVTLSPAKVLIGGGVSKAGQPLLTAIEKAFVRYALPKISENCELKFAQLGNDAGIIGAAFLVKQKLEKKIFGEEI, from the coding sequence GTGGAACAAATTATTATTGGTATGGATATTGGTGGAACAACTGCAAAATTGGGACTAATTAGTGACATAGGTGATATTATCTACAAATGGGAAGTCCCAACAAATACCGATGGTGGCGGTCAACATATAGTCGATGATATTTGGAATTCGGTTAGTCAAAAGCTGCAAGAATTACAATATAAACAAGACCAAGTACTTGGAATAGGGGTTGGTGCTCCTGGATTTATAGAAGATAAGACAGGGTTTGTATATGAAGCGGTAAATATCGGATGGAAAAACTATCCTTTAGGTGAATTCCTCACTGAAAGATCCAAGCTTCCAGTATTTGTTGAGAATGATGCAAATGTAGCTGCTTTAGGAGAAAACTGGCGTGGAGCAGGCAATCAAGTAGCTAATTTAATAGCGATTACACTTGGTACTGGTGTAGGCGGCGGTATTATTGCAAACGGTAGAGTTGTTAGTGGAGAAGCAGGTATTGGAGGGGAGATCGGTCACGTAATTGTCGATCTAAATGGCTCTAATTGTAATTGTGGTAGGAAAGGATGCTTAGAAACCATAGCTTCTGCTACTGGTATTGCACGACAGGCGATAGAAAAAGCACAGTCTTCACCTGAAAGTGGATTAGCAAAAATCTTAGCTGCAAATGGGTCGTTGACTTCTAAAGATGTTTTTCAACTAGCGGAAGAAGATGACTCAGAGGCAAAGGAAATTGTTGCATATACAATGGACGTTTTAGGCATGGCAATTGCAAATATGTGTGTGACACTTAGTCCAGCAAAAGTATTAATTGGTGGAGGGGTTTCAAAAGCTGGACAACCTTTACTGACGGCTATAGAAAAAGCGTTTGTTCGCTATGCACTCCCTAAGATAAGTGAGAATTGTGAGTTGAAATTTGCTCAGTTGGGAAATGATGCAGGGATTATTGGAGCAGCCTTTCTAGTAAAGCAGAAGCTAGAGAAAAAAATATTTGGTGAAGAAATTTAG
- a CDS encoding spore germination protein: MQKEGQSLFSSFEKNRDYIHERLAVDQSFDIIQRDLEYAGIKMALFVIDGFGKDDILLYIMQLFAELDTEDLQPNALKKLLERYIPYIEVDEADDLNEVSDLILGGPAALVVEGADKIIIIDARTYPARTPQEPDLERVVRGSRDGYVETIIFNTALTRRRVRDRSLRMEYMQIGRRSKTDICICYLADIADEHRVDSLKKKLEAIDTDGLPMAEKTIEEYISGRHWNPYPTVRYTERPDTAATHLYEGHVIIIIDGSPSVTITPATYAHHLQHAEEYRQKPLVGAYLRFVRFFAVLASIFILPLYYLFTKHPEYLPTNLQYIGPDEAGVVPLLVQFLLAEVGIDVLRMAAIHTPSSLATALGLVAAIMIGEVSVQVGWFSHEVVLYLAVAAIGTYATPSYELSLANRLARIFLLLTVALFGGVGYIAGITIWILYLVRMESFHVAYFWPFIPFSYRPFRDVFLRSPIPLKNRRPAFLHPKDPDR; encoded by the coding sequence ATGCAAAAGGAAGGACAATCACTATTTTCATCGTTTGAAAAAAATCGCGACTATATCCATGAGCGATTGGCGGTCGATCAAAGCTTTGATATTATTCAACGTGACTTGGAGTATGCAGGTATTAAAATGGCTTTGTTTGTCATTGATGGTTTTGGTAAGGATGATATTTTACTTTATATCATGCAGCTATTTGCGGAACTGGATACGGAAGACTTACAGCCAAATGCATTAAAAAAACTATTGGAAAGATATATTCCTTATATAGAAGTGGATGAAGCGGATGATTTAAACGAGGTAAGTGACCTTATTCTTGGTGGACCTGCTGCCTTAGTTGTAGAAGGGGCAGACAAAATCATCATTATTGATGCCAGAACTTATCCTGCTCGTACTCCACAGGAACCAGATTTAGAGAGAGTTGTCCGCGGTTCTCGGGACGGATACGTGGAAACGATTATTTTTAATACAGCATTGACGAGGAGAAGAGTTCGAGATCGTTCCTTGCGCATGGAATATATGCAAATTGGTAGAAGGTCGAAAACGGATATTTGTATTTGCTATTTAGCAGACATAGCTGATGAACACAGAGTGGATAGTTTAAAGAAAAAGCTCGAAGCGATTGATACAGATGGACTTCCCATGGCAGAAAAGACGATTGAAGAATATATTAGTGGAAGGCACTGGAACCCTTATCCAACAGTCAGATATACAGAACGTCCTGATACAGCTGCAACGCATCTTTATGAAGGACACGTCATTATTATTATTGATGGTTCACCAAGTGTAACGATAACTCCTGCTACATATGCACATCACCTGCAGCATGCGGAGGAATATAGACAAAAACCTTTAGTCGGAGCTTATTTGCGGTTTGTACGTTTTTTTGCAGTTTTAGCTTCCATTTTTATTCTTCCGTTATATTATTTATTTACAAAGCACCCTGAGTATTTGCCAACTAATCTGCAGTATATTGGACCTGATGAAGCGGGTGTCGTTCCGCTGCTTGTCCAATTTTTACTGGCAGAAGTGGGGATAGATGTTTTACGTATGGCAGCTATTCATACTCCTTCTTCACTAGCGACTGCTCTTGGTTTAGTGGCAGCTATTATGATTGGTGAAGTTTCGGTTCAGGTAGGCTGGTTTTCGCATGAGGTTGTGTTATATTTAGCGGTAGCTGCTATTGGTACGTATGCGACGCCCAGTTATGAGTTAAGCTTAGCAAATCGTTTAGCACGGATTTTCTTGCTTTTAACTGTAGCTTTATTTGGAGGAGTTGGCTATATCGCAGGGATAACGATTTGGATACTATATTTGGTCAGAATGGAATCTTTTCACGTAGCCTACTTTTGGCCATTTATACCATTTTCGTATCGTCCTTTTCGAGATGTGTTTCTACGCTCACCAATTCCGCTGAAAAATCGCAGACCCGCTTTTTTACATCCAAAAGATCCAGATCGGTAG
- a CDS encoding YqgQ family protein: MKSIYEIQQFLRKYGTFIYTGSRLGDLQMMELEINELYQLGFIENKLFMEAKLLLKKEMTSVQKQKKGSL, encoded by the coding sequence ATGAAATCGATTTATGAAATACAGCAATTTTTAAGGAAATATGGTACATTTATTTATACTGGGAGTCGATTAGGAGACTTGCAGATGATGGAGTTAGAAATAAATGAATTATATCAGCTTGGCTTTATAGAAAACAAACTATTCATGGAAGCAAAATTATTACTAAAAAAAGAGATGACATCAGTGCAAAAGCAGAAAAAGGGGAGTCTATAG
- the comGG gene encoding competence type IV pilus minor pilin ComGG produces the protein MIKKLSFTHKESGFMLPLVLFVTALVFLIISTTVHRYQNNVIMTKNQIEQLKIETLVQMSREKIKQELIQNGEIENQMDISFPYGEVSVRITSLTPEKYRLFFTITTNNQSKLQLTGFLKSPSNAPSSF, from the coding sequence ATGATAAAGAAATTATCTTTTACCCATAAAGAATCTGGGTTTATGCTGCCTCTTGTCTTATTCGTTACAGCTCTCGTTTTCCTGATCATTTCAACGACCGTTCATCGTTATCAAAACAATGTGATCATGACCAAAAACCAAATCGAGCAACTAAAAATAGAAACGTTAGTACAAATGTCGCGAGAAAAAATAAAGCAAGAATTAATCCAAAACGGCGAGATAGAAAACCAAATGGATATCTCATTTCCTTACGGCGAAGTTTCTGTGCGAATAACATCTTTAACCCCCGAAAAATACCGCCTGTTTTTTACTATTACTACGAATAACCAATCCAAGCTGCAACTTACTGGTTTCTTAAAAAGTCCTTCCAATGCCCCTTCATCCTTCTAG
- the comGD gene encoding competence type IV pilus minor pilin ComGD, with translation MTVKQGKYGVKRLKQTNGFTLIEMLIVLSIMLIMLGLVLPPLSSHVNKINSNHVIDKLASDVMKIQHMHATTYGAVKIQLYHDKYVVLNSTRIIQQVHLPEGFWFNQNANHFIEFNKNGNIKRPRTFYLYSPTTRYKIIFPFGKGRFRVEKG, from the coding sequence ATGACAGTAAAACAGGGAAAGTACGGGGTTAAACGGTTGAAACAAACAAACGGTTTCACCTTAATTGAAATGTTAATTGTGCTTAGCATTATGCTAATCATGTTAGGATTGGTGTTACCTCCACTTTCTTCACATGTAAATAAAATTAACAGCAATCATGTGATCGATAAATTAGCATCTGACGTCATGAAAATACAACATATGCATGCTACAACATACGGAGCAGTAAAAATTCAACTTTATCATGACAAATATGTGGTATTAAATTCGACGCGAATTATACAGCAAGTTCATTTGCCAGAAGGATTTTGGTTTAATCAAAATGCCAACCATTTTATTGAATTTAATAAGAACGGAAATATTAAACGACCTCGAACATTTTATCTCTATTCCCCCACTACACGATATAAAATAATATTTCCCTTTGGTAAAGGTAGGTTTCGTGTTGAAAAAGGATAA
- a CDS encoding PulJ/GspJ family protein: MKKDNGFTLVEVIIASSILFTFIIVLAPAISILHVEQKILSDRLEIAYELHDQLQPSIWEKKSPIKLYDLEVNKRTVTIEILEEKEYVKGCAYWNNAKQTNEELCFYAISS, from the coding sequence TTGAAAAAGGATAATGGTTTTACACTTGTTGAAGTAATTATTGCTTCTAGTATTTTGTTTACTTTCATTATTGTTCTCGCACCAGCTATTTCAATTCTTCATGTGGAACAAAAAATATTAAGTGACCGTCTTGAAATTGCCTATGAACTTCACGACCAGCTGCAGCCTTCTATTTGGGAAAAGAAAAGCCCCATAAAATTATACGACTTAGAAGTAAATAAACGTACAGTAACCATTGAAATCCTCGAGGAAAAAGAATACGTGAAAGGGTGTGCATACTGGAATAATGCTAAACAAACGAACGAAGAATTATGCTTTTACGCCATATCATCATGA
- a CDS encoding competence type IV pilus minor pilin ComGF has translation MLNKRTKNYAFTPYHHESGFTLVTTLITIGILVFSIPFVSYVLRDASTTVNSNTHLSVGQFFIFMRNEVMQAQELKIYPDQLKLIMQNGDEATFVMYGSLVRRQVDNTGHEIYLRDVKNISFSPLPYGLQVTVTTIEGEQHDKEIIFYP, from the coding sequence ATGCTAAACAAACGAACGAAGAATTATGCTTTTACGCCATATCATCATGAATCAGGTTTTACACTTGTTACAACATTAATTACAATTGGAATTTTGGTATTTAGTATTCCATTTGTCAGTTATGTTCTCCGCGACGCTTCCACAACAGTAAATTCGAATACGCATTTATCAGTGGGACAGTTTTTTATATTTATGCGTAATGAAGTGATGCAAGCACAAGAGCTAAAAATATATCCGGACCAATTAAAACTAATAATGCAGAATGGAGATGAAGCTACGTTTGTAATGTACGGAAGCTTGGTACGAAGACAAGTCGATAATACCGGTCATGAAATTTATTTACGAGACGTAAAAAATATTTCTTTTTCCCCACTGCCTTATGGATTACAAGTGACTGTTACTACTATAGAGGGGGAACAACATGATAAAGAAATTATCTTTTACCCATAA
- a CDS encoding DUF2626 domain-containing protein: MDRMFRVLAFWTGIFTVMFFVGDMQKTALLFLVQTAFFLTLSYLKLSERMYMYLFGAYCTIFFIGFTWYSEFILIPGFGH, translated from the coding sequence ATGGATCGAATGTTTCGTGTGTTAGCCTTTTGGACAGGAATTTTCACCGTAATGTTTTTCGTGGGAGATATGCAAAAAACAGCATTACTTTTCCTCGTTCAAACGGCCTTTTTCCTAACATTAAGTTATTTGAAATTATCTGAACGCATGTATATGTATTTATTCGGAGCGTACTGTACCATATTCTTTATTGGTTTTACATGGTATTCAGAATTTATACTTATACCTGGATTCGGACATTAA